In a genomic window of Vicinamibacterales bacterium:
- a CDS encoding serine/threonine-protein kinase, whose translation MRGRGAVERDEVTRGAGRTLTRPAPPARAVPGGRATSLPTDVVADAAGRVRVLAWIYAGTFFVVGPLLALLSPAQRALYLDTPLLGLPAAVSILGAVAVALGLDRARLAPARVLTLGLAFDVLGAYGIAASRYLSPQADGGGPAAVSWVAVWILVFATIVPSPPRRAFAAALLAATAVPAMTAAGLVLAGTPAPEVAGTAARTLVPYLVVAALAAIVARVVYRLGTEITHARELGAYHLVERLGAGGMGEVWRAEHRLLARPAAIKLIRTEPGSPAPGADARARFEQEARVTATLRSPHTVQVYDFGVADDGAFYYVMELLDGCDLQTLVERFGPVPVDRAVALLTQVCHSLGEAHARGIVHRDIKPSNVVACRYGRELDFVKVLDFGLVKAVAREEGETRQALTADAVTRGTPGFMSPEQAVADPSIDARADLYALGCLAFWLVTGKPVFAGTSPIDTIVKHVSAAPPAPSAVAAQAIPPAFDALVLACLAKDRASRPASADEVAARLDAVSAAGRWSAAEARSWWETHVPA comes from the coding sequence ATGCGAGGCCGCGGGGCAGTCGAGCGCGACGAGGTCACCCGCGGCGCCGGCCGCACCCTGACGCGGCCTGCGCCGCCCGCGCGGGCCGTGCCGGGGGGCCGCGCCACGTCCCTGCCCACCGACGTCGTCGCCGATGCGGCGGGCCGGGTCCGGGTGCTGGCCTGGATCTACGCGGGCACGTTCTTCGTCGTCGGCCCGCTCCTGGCGCTGCTGTCACCGGCGCAGCGCGCCCTCTACCTCGACACGCCCCTCCTCGGCCTGCCGGCCGCCGTCTCGATCCTCGGCGCGGTGGCGGTCGCCCTGGGCCTCGACCGCGCGCGCCTGGCGCCGGCGCGCGTCCTGACGCTGGGGCTGGCATTCGACGTGCTGGGCGCGTACGGCATCGCCGCCTCGCGCTATCTGAGCCCGCAGGCCGACGGCGGGGGGCCGGCGGCCGTGTCCTGGGTGGCCGTCTGGATTCTCGTCTTCGCCACCATCGTGCCGAGCCCACCCCGGCGCGCGTTCGCGGCGGCGCTCCTGGCCGCGACGGCCGTGCCGGCGATGACGGCCGCGGGGCTGGTCCTCGCCGGGACGCCGGCGCCGGAGGTGGCCGGCACGGCCGCGCGAACGCTCGTGCCGTATCTGGTGGTGGCGGCGCTGGCCGCCATCGTCGCCCGGGTGGTCTATCGCCTCGGCACCGAGATCACCCACGCGCGCGAGCTCGGGGCCTACCATCTCGTCGAACGCCTCGGCGCCGGCGGCATGGGCGAGGTGTGGCGCGCCGAGCACCGCCTCCTCGCGCGGCCGGCCGCGATCAAGCTGATCCGGACCGAGCCGGGCAGTCCCGCCCCCGGCGCGGACGCCCGGGCGCGCTTCGAGCAGGAAGCGCGCGTCACGGCCACGCTGCGCTCGCCGCACACCGTCCAGGTCTACGACTTCGGCGTCGCGGACGACGGCGCGTTCTACTACGTGATGGAACTGCTCGACGGCTGCGACCTCCAGACGCTCGTGGAGCGCTTCGGCCCCGTGCCCGTCGATCGCGCCGTCGCCCTCCTCACCCAGGTGTGCCACTCGCTGGGCGAGGCGCACGCCAGGGGCATCGTGCACCGCGACATCAAGCCGTCGAACGTCGTCGCGTGCCGCTACGGACGGGAGCTGGACTTCGTCAAGGTCCTCGACTTCGGGCTGGTGAAGGCCGTGGCCCGTGAGGAAGGCGAGACGCGCCAGGCGCTGACCGCGGACGCGGTCACGCGCGGCACGCCGGGCTTCATGTCGCCGGAGCAGGCGGTGGCCGATCCGTCGATCGATGCGCGGGCCGACCTGTATGCCCTGGGCTGTCTCGCCTTCTGGCTGGTCACGGGCAAGCCCGTGTTCGCCGGCACCTCGCCCATCGACACGATCGTCAAGCACGTGAGCGCCGCGCCCCCGGCACCTTCCGCCGTGGCGGCGCAGGCCATCCCGCCCGCCTTCGATGCCCTGGTGCTGGCCTGCCTGGCCAAGGACCGTGCGTCCCGGCCGGCCAGCGCCGACGAGGTCGCGGCCCGCCTCGACGCGGTGTCCGCGGCGGGCCGGTGGTCGGCGGCGGAGGCGCGGTCGTGGTGGGAGACGCACGTCCCCGCCTGA
- a CDS encoding ECF-type sigma factor has translation MTALLARWQAGEAQAFDDASALVYPELRKIAAAYLARERPGHTLQPTALINEAFVRLVNAGELTFQGRAHFFSLAATIMRRVLVDHARAWRADKRGGGIPPLALDTGAAGAPQVIDDFLELHDALDRLAAVDRRKAEILELRYFGGLSLEEAAAHFGLSTSTIHREQRFAEAWLSETLNR, from the coding sequence GTGACGGCCTTGCTGGCGCGCTGGCAGGCGGGCGAGGCGCAGGCATTCGACGACGCCTCCGCCCTGGTCTACCCCGAGCTCCGGAAGATCGCGGCCGCCTACCTGGCCCGCGAGCGCCCCGGGCATACCCTCCAGCCGACCGCCCTCATCAACGAGGCCTTCGTGCGCCTGGTGAACGCCGGCGAGCTGACCTTCCAGGGGCGCGCCCACTTCTTCTCGCTGGCTGCAACGATCATGCGCCGCGTGCTCGTGGACCATGCGCGGGCGTGGCGCGCCGACAAGCGCGGCGGAGGCATTCCCCCGCTCGCCCTCGACACCGGCGCGGCCGGCGCCCCCCAGGTGATCGACGACTTCCTGGAGCTGCACGACGCGCTCGACCGGCTGGCCGCCGTCGATCGCCGCAAGGCCGAGATCCTGGAGCTGCGGTACTTCGGGGGATTGAGCCTCGAGGAGGCGGCGGCGCACTTCGGCCTCTCCACCTCCACCATCCACCGCGAACAGCGCTTCGCCGAGGCATGGCTGAGCGAGACCCTGAACCGCTGA
- a CDS encoding serine/threonine-protein kinase — protein MAERDPEPLTGPGGARGPDRAALPEAPTAWLRLQALFDRVAALPLPEQGAALDDAAREAPELADAVRRLLARDRRGADWIGRVVTAVADAASPDRGPAPRVRIGPYRLVREIGRGGMGTVFEAEREDVFTKRVAIKIATGAVYSADLARRFHEERQILARLEHPSIARLLDGGTTEDHLPYLVMEYVDGVPLTTHLDQHPHASLSERLALFLQVCEAVQYAHESLVIHRDLKPANILVASGQVRLLDFGIATLTSPVDGRGRQTGSTLATLDYCSPEQLSGLGVTTRTDVYALGLVLYELLTGERGQHADTTSPIALQQSIVETPVPAPSDCLARRGDAGLARRLRGDLDTIVGAATEKDAARRYASAAALAEDVRRHLAHEPIRARAAGRAYRATRFVRRRWRPLAVTAVVVALVVTGVAAVLRQARQTERRFQQVRQLANTLMTDVHTAIRDLPASTAAQAIVVQTAADYLDGLASDAGGDRALRIEIAEGYVRVAALAYSLTRPSLERPDDAASYYDRAEATVAGLERDAPGDPAVLVARSRLETARAQFLDARGRKAEALTAIIGAADAAERVLAIRAADETGLEALSDALSVLMATFEDSVEASARLGRYLEVAELRVGRGPVTAASLSDLGVAYAQAGKLASSSGTPATATRHYRRGIEFHERALALEPENAAIRRDLMLAWNHVSEQSLGERGTTSYAGSGARFTPLPPDAQALAQEAALKTVEHATWLFERDPSNATVAMDFAIAVGRSAPAFPIGDPEPIRMLDRSLATLATLAREHASGVSYFLIEFLGSRAERHRQRGEIARARRDWELVRRELAAFRESGSTAYRHQRMVIPMFQNWALTLAEQGDRRAAAALAADVVQLSDEVGASEASYARAAGWPPRVRGWLAGFHHALGDEAAAARARRDSLRMWAEVASRSDVPEDVVAEARAAIAAQATR, from the coding sequence ATGGCTGAGCGAGACCCTGAACCGCTGACCGGTCCCGGCGGCGCACGCGGCCCCGACCGCGCAGCCCTGCCAGAGGCCCCGACCGCGTGGCTCCGGCTGCAGGCGCTCTTCGACCGCGTGGCGGCCCTGCCTCTGCCCGAGCAGGGCGCGGCGCTCGACGACGCCGCCCGCGAGGCGCCCGAGTTGGCCGACGCCGTGCGCCGGCTTCTCGCCCGCGACCGCCGGGGGGCGGACTGGATTGGCCGCGTGGTCACGGCCGTCGCCGATGCGGCGTCGCCGGACCGCGGACCGGCGCCGCGCGTCCGCATCGGCCCCTACCGCCTCGTGCGCGAGATCGGGCGCGGCGGCATGGGCACCGTCTTCGAGGCCGAGCGCGAGGACGTGTTCACGAAGCGGGTCGCGATCAAGATCGCGACCGGGGCGGTGTACTCCGCCGACCTGGCCCGGCGGTTCCACGAGGAGCGGCAGATCCTGGCACGGCTCGAACACCCGTCGATCGCGCGTCTGCTCGACGGCGGCACCACGGAGGACCATCTCCCGTACCTGGTGATGGAATACGTGGACGGCGTGCCGCTCACGACACATCTCGACCAGCACCCGCACGCCTCCCTCTCGGAACGGCTCGCGCTCTTCCTGCAGGTCTGCGAGGCCGTGCAGTACGCGCACGAAAGCCTCGTCATCCACCGGGACCTGAAGCCCGCCAACATCCTCGTGGCATCGGGGCAGGTGCGCCTGCTCGACTTCGGCATCGCGACGCTGACGTCGCCGGTGGATGGGCGGGGCCGCCAGACCGGATCCACGTTGGCCACGCTGGACTACTGCAGCCCGGAGCAGTTGTCGGGCCTGGGCGTTACCACCCGGACCGACGTCTACGCCCTGGGCCTGGTGCTGTACGAGCTCCTGACCGGCGAGCGCGGCCAGCACGCCGATACGACCTCGCCGATCGCGCTCCAGCAGTCGATCGTCGAGACGCCCGTACCGGCGCCCAGCGACTGCCTGGCCCGGCGGGGCGACGCCGGCCTCGCGCGCCGGCTGCGCGGGGACCTCGACACCATCGTCGGGGCCGCCACCGAGAAGGACGCCGCGCGCCGGTATGCCAGCGCCGCGGCGCTGGCCGAGGACGTGCGGCGGCACCTCGCGCACGAGCCGATCCGTGCGCGCGCCGCAGGACGCGCGTATCGGGCGACCCGTTTCGTGCGGCGCCGATGGCGGCCGCTCGCGGTCACGGCCGTCGTCGTGGCGCTCGTCGTCACCGGCGTCGCCGCCGTGTTGCGGCAGGCGCGGCAGACCGAGCGACGCTTCCAGCAGGTGCGCCAGCTGGCGAACACGCTGATGACCGACGTGCACACGGCCATCCGGGACCTTCCAGCCTCGACGGCGGCGCAGGCGATCGTCGTGCAGACGGCGGCCGACTACCTGGACGGGCTGGCGAGTGATGCCGGGGGCGACCGCGCCCTTCGGATCGAGATCGCCGAGGGCTACGTTCGCGTGGCGGCGCTGGCGTACTCACTGACGCGGCCGAGCCTCGAGCGGCCCGACGACGCCGCGAGCTACTACGACCGGGCCGAGGCGACCGTCGCCGGGCTGGAGCGCGACGCCCCGGGCGATCCGGCCGTGCTGGTGGCCCGCTCGCGGCTCGAGACCGCGCGGGCGCAGTTCCTCGACGCCCGCGGACGGAAGGCCGAGGCACTCACCGCCATCATCGGGGCGGCTGACGCGGCCGAGCGCGTCCTGGCGATCCGTGCGGCGGACGAGACGGGCCTCGAGGCGCTGTCGGACGCGCTGTCCGTCCTCATGGCGACCTTCGAGGACAGCGTCGAGGCGTCCGCCCGCCTTGGACGTTACCTCGAGGTCGCCGAACTCCGGGTCGGCCGCGGGCCCGTGACCGCCGCGTCGCTCAGCGACCTGGGCGTGGCGTACGCGCAGGCCGGAAAGCTCGCCAGTTCCAGCGGCACGCCGGCGACCGCGACCCGGCACTACCGCCGGGGCATCGAGTTCCACGAACGCGCGCTCGCGCTCGAGCCCGAGAACGCGGCGATCCGCCGCGATCTGATGCTCGCCTGGAACCACGTGAGCGAGCAGTCGCTCGGCGAGCGCGGCACGACGTCGTACGCCGGATCCGGCGCGAGGTTCACGCCGCTGCCCCCGGACGCCCAGGCCCTGGCGCAGGAGGCGGCGCTGAAGACGGTGGAGCATGCGACCTGGCTCTTCGAACGCGATCCGTCGAACGCCACCGTCGCCATGGACTTCGCCATCGCGGTCGGGCGCTCCGCCCCCGCGTTCCCCATCGGCGATCCCGAGCCGATCCGGATGCTGGACCGGAGCCTCGCGACGCTCGCCACGCTCGCGCGCGAGCACGCGTCCGGCGTCTCGTACTTCCTCATCGAGTTCCTCGGCAGCCGGGCCGAGCGGCACCGCCAGCGTGGCGAGATCGCCCGTGCGCGGCGGGACTGGGAGCTCGTCCGGCGGGAGCTGGCCGCGTTTCGGGAGAGCGGCTCGACCGCCTACCGGCACCAGCGCATGGTCATTCCGATGTTCCAGAACTGGGCGCTGACGCTGGCCGAGCAGGGCGACCGGCGCGCGGCCGCCGCGCTCGCCGCCGACGTCGTGCAGTTGTCCGACGAGGTGGGCGCCTCCGAAGCCTCCTACGCCCGCGCCGCCGGCTGGCCGCCGCGCGTTCGGGGGTGGCTGGCCGGCTTTCACCATGCCCTGGGGGACGAGGCGGCCGCCGCGCGAGCCCGGCGTGACAGCCTCCGGATGTGGGCCGAGGTGGCGTCGCGGTCCGACGTGCCCGAGGACGTCGTTGCCGAGGCGCGCGCCGCCATCGCGGCCCAAGCCACCCGCTGA
- a CDS encoding Fur family transcriptional regulator yields the protein MATDPADLLRQRGLQVTAQRLAVLRAVSSQPHITADAAAEVVRGEIGTISLQSVYDALGVLVGAGLLRRIQPSGSAARFETRVGDNHHHLICRVCGKVVDVDCAVGAAPCLTAADGRGYEIDEAEVAYWGRCPECVAEARTAAAPDASTRRIRGARPSARTGAPAASSPEGDTHDPD from the coding sequence GTGGCGACTGACCCAGCCGATCTCCTCCGTCAACGCGGACTGCAGGTGACGGCGCAGCGTCTCGCGGTCCTGCGCGCCGTGTCGAGCCAGCCGCATATCACGGCGGATGCGGCCGCCGAGGTCGTTCGCGGCGAGATCGGGACCATCTCGCTCCAGTCCGTCTACGACGCCCTCGGGGTCCTCGTCGGCGCCGGCCTGCTCCGCCGCATTCAGCCGTCGGGGTCGGCCGCGCGCTTCGAGACACGCGTCGGTGACAACCATCACCACCTGATCTGCCGCGTCTGCGGCAAGGTCGTGGACGTGGACTGCGCCGTCGGCGCCGCGCCGTGTCTCACCGCCGCCGATGGCCGCGGCTACGAAATCGACGAGGCCGAAGTGGCCTACTGGGGACGCTGCCCCGAGTGCGTGGCCGAGGCCCGCACGGCAGCCGCCCCCGACGCCTCGACGCGCCGGATCCGCGGTGCGCGCCCCTCCGCGCGCACGGGCGCTCCGGCCGCGTCCTCACCGGAAGGTGACACCCACGACCCGGACTGA
- the katG gene encoding catalase/peroxidase HPI produces MSNESKCPFSGKAHSGRTNQDWWPNQLELKGLHQNPPSRNPLGADFDYAKAFASLDLAALKKDIEQVMTTSQDWWPADFGHYGPLFIRMAWHSAGTYRIQDGRGGAGAGEQRFAPLNSWPDNANLDKARRLLWPVKAKYGRSISWADLMVLAGNVALESMGFKTFGFGGGREDVWEPEEVNWGTEDTWLDDKRYSGDRELANPLAAVQMGLIYVNPEGPNGTPDPVAAARDIRETFARMAMNDEETVALIAGGHTFGKTHGAGPATSVGPEPEAAPLEAQGLGWTSSFGSGKGGDTITSGIEVTWTTTPTKWSNNFFEHLFNYEYELTKSPAGAHQWVARNAPESVPDAHDPSKKHKPTMLTTDLSLRFDPAYEKISRRFYEHPQEFADAFAKAWFKLTHRDMGPISRYLGAEVPKAPQIWQDPVPAVTHALIGDADIAALKAQILASGLPVSQLVTTAWAAAASFRRTDKRGGANGARIRLAPQKDWAVNNPPVLAMVLQTLEGIQKAFNAKGGATQVSLADLVVLGGCAAVEKAAKDAGHDVTVPFRPGRTDASQDQTDVESFAVLEPTADGFRNYVAKGHPVPAEVLLVDKAQMLSLTAPELTVLVGGMRALGANADGGELGVLTTRPGTLTNDFFVNLLDMGTTWTPTSDAAETFQGRARGNGAVKWTASRVDLVFGSNSELRALAEVYASDDAKGQFVRDFAAAFGKVMHLDRFDLA; encoded by the coding sequence ATGAGCAACGAATCGAAGTGCCCGTTCTCGGGCAAGGCACACAGCGGCAGGACGAACCAGGACTGGTGGCCCAACCAGCTGGAACTGAAGGGGCTCCATCAGAACCCGCCCTCGCGCAACCCCCTGGGCGCGGACTTCGACTACGCGAAGGCCTTCGCGTCCCTCGACCTCGCCGCCCTGAAGAAGGACATCGAGCAGGTGATGACCACCTCGCAGGACTGGTGGCCCGCGGACTTCGGCCACTACGGCCCGCTCTTCATCCGGATGGCCTGGCACAGCGCCGGGACCTACCGCATCCAGGACGGCCGCGGCGGCGCGGGCGCCGGCGAGCAGCGCTTCGCGCCCCTCAACAGCTGGCCCGACAACGCCAACCTCGACAAGGCCCGCCGGCTCCTGTGGCCGGTCAAGGCGAAGTACGGCCGCAGCATCTCGTGGGCCGACCTGATGGTGCTGGCCGGAAACGTCGCGCTCGAGTCGATGGGCTTCAAGACGTTCGGCTTCGGCGGCGGCCGTGAGGACGTGTGGGAGCCCGAGGAGGTCAACTGGGGCACCGAGGACACGTGGCTCGACGACAAGCGCTACAGCGGCGACCGTGAGCTGGCCAATCCGCTCGCGGCCGTGCAGATGGGCCTCATCTACGTCAACCCCGAGGGTCCCAACGGCACGCCCGATCCCGTGGCCGCCGCCCGCGACATCCGTGAGACGTTCGCCCGCATGGCCATGAACGACGAGGAGACGGTGGCCCTCATCGCCGGCGGCCACACGTTCGGCAAGACGCACGGCGCGGGGCCGGCCACCAGCGTCGGGCCGGAGCCCGAAGCGGCGCCGCTCGAGGCGCAGGGGCTCGGCTGGACCAGCTCCTTCGGCAGCGGCAAGGGCGGCGACACGATCACGAGCGGCATCGAGGTGACGTGGACCACGACGCCCACGAAGTGGAGCAACAACTTCTTCGAGCACCTCTTCAACTACGAGTACGAGCTCACGAAGAGCCCGGCCGGCGCCCACCAGTGGGTGGCCAGGAACGCGCCCGAGTCGGTGCCCGACGCGCACGACCCGTCAAAGAAGCACAAGCCGACGATGCTGACGACGGATCTCTCCCTGCGCTTCGATCCGGCCTACGAGAAGATCTCGCGCCGTTTCTACGAGCACCCGCAGGAGTTCGCGGACGCGTTCGCGAAGGCGTGGTTCAAGCTCACCCACCGCGACATGGGGCCGATCAGCCGCTACCTGGGCGCGGAGGTTCCGAAGGCACCCCAGATCTGGCAGGACCCGGTGCCGGCGGTGACGCACGCGCTCATCGGCGACGCCGACATCGCCGCGCTGAAGGCCCAGATCCTGGCCTCGGGTCTGCCCGTGTCGCAGCTCGTCACGACGGCCTGGGCGGCCGCGGCCAGCTTCCGGCGCACCGACAAGCGGGGCGGCGCCAACGGCGCGCGCATCCGCCTGGCGCCGCAGAAGGACTGGGCCGTGAACAACCCGCCCGTCCTGGCCATGGTGCTCCAGACGCTGGAGGGCATCCAGAAGGCGTTCAACGCCAAGGGCGGCGCGACGCAGGTCTCGCTGGCCGACCTCGTCGTGCTCGGCGGCTGCGCCGCCGTGGAGAAGGCGGCGAAGGACGCCGGCCACGACGTCACCGTGCCCTTCCGGCCCGGTCGGACCGACGCGTCGCAGGACCAGACGGACGTGGAGTCGTTCGCCGTGCTGGAGCCGACGGCCGACGGCTTCCGGAACTACGTCGCCAAGGGCCATCCGGTGCCGGCCGAGGTGCTGCTCGTCGACAAGGCCCAGATGCTCTCGCTGACGGCGCCCGAGCTGACGGTGCTCGTGGGCGGGATGCGTGCACTCGGCGCCAACGCGGACGGAGGCGAGCTGGGCGTGCTCACGACGCGCCCGGGGACCCTCACGAACGACTTCTTCGTGAACCTGCTCGACATGGGCACGACGTGGACGCCGACCTCGGACGCGGCCGAGACGTTCCAGGGCCGGGCGCGCGGGAACGGCGCCGTGAAGTGGACGGCGAGCCGCGTGGATCTGGTGTTCGGCTCGAACTCCGAGCTGCGGGCCCTGGCGGAGGTCTACGCCAGCGACGACGCGAAGGGGCAGTTCGTCCGCGACTTCGCCGCCGCCTTCGGCAAGGTCATGCACCTCGATCGGTTCGACCTGGCCTGA